In Plasmodium falciparum 3D7 genome assembly, chromosome: 13, the following are encoded in one genomic region:
- a CDS encoding RanBPM and CLTH-like protein, putative — translation MIEDNIDENCQIYLNPKNWLKEFENTKINENDINEVLMNYFCVHRMYDVAKEFQKESNVKPDMPINTVKIRYLIQNEIMNNKIEEAIEHINNLDKGILKKHKDLVFFLKKQQLLKLILNNNINEAIIYSQQELASYVKEKPSLINEIDDVMMLMAYQDFNNEEAKNLIQKIEKKKNTLKRIDDIILNYYNVDSESTLEYMVKNVFFTQNVLSSKYPCSVPKIKNLKSGYIEYYEKYKKKKRKSSSKKYRSKDKDKVDKHDKKNVDNIVKDFDVTNDEEYRSV, via the exons ATGATTGAAGATAATATAGATGAGAACTgtcaaatatatttgaacCC gAAAAATTGGTTAAAAGAGTttgaaaatacaaaaataaacgAAAATGATATTAACGAAGTTTTAATGAACTACTTTTGTGTTCATAGAATGTATGACGTGGCTAAGGAATTTCAAAAGGAATCCAATGTTAaac CTGATATGCCTATTAATACCGTAAAAATTCGTTACCTTATTCAAAATGAAATTATGAACAACAAAATAGAAGAAGCCATAGAACATATCAACAATCTAGACAAAGGA attttaaaaaaacataagGATTTAGTTTTTTTCCTTAAGAAACAACAGTTATTAAAATTGATTCTAAAT aataatattaacgaagcaataatatattcacaaCAAGAATTAGCTTCTTATGTAAAAGAAAAG ccCTCTCTAATTAACGAAATAGATGATGTCATGATGTTAATGGCTTACCAAGATTTTAAT AATGAAGAAGCTAAAAACCTCATACAAAAAAtcgaaaagaaaaaaaatactttaaaaagaatagatgatattatattaaattattataatgttgATAGCG aGAGTACATTAGAATATATGgttaaaaatgttttttttaccCAGAATGTCTTAAGCTCAaag TATCCATGTAGCGTAcccaaaataaaaaacttaAAATCCGGTTATAttgaatattatgaaaaatataaaaagaaaaaaagaaagagttcaagtaaaaaatatagaagtAAGGATAAAGACAAGGTAGATAAGCATGATAAGAAAAATGTAGATAATATTGTTAAAGATTTTGATGTAACCAATGATGAAGAATATCGTTCTGTTTAA
- a CDS encoding thrombospondin-related anonymous protein, which yields MNHLGNVKYLVIVFLIFFDLFLVNGRDVQNNIVDEIKYREEVCNDEVDLYLLMDCSGSIRRHNWVNHAVPLAMKLIQQLNLNDNAIHLYASVFSNNAREIIRLHSDASKNKEKALIIIKSLLSTNLPYGKTNLTDALLQVRKHLNDRINRENANQLVVILTDGIPDSIQDSLKESRKLSDRGVKIAVFGIGQGINVAFNRFLVGCHPSDGKCNLYADSAWENVKNVIGPFMKAVCVEVEKTASCGVWDEWSPCSVTCGKGTRSRKREILHEGCTSELQEQCEEERCLPKREPLDVPDEPEDDQPRPRGDNFAVEKPNENIIDNNPQEPSPNPEEGKGENPNGFDLDENPENPPNPPNPPNPPNPPNPPNPDIPEQEPNIPEDSEKEVPSDVPKNPEDDREENFDIPKKPENKHDNQNNLPNDKSDRYIPYSPLSPKVLDNERKQSDPQSQDNNGNRHVPNSEDRETRPHGRNNENRSYNRKHNNTPKHPEREEHEKPDNNKKKAGSDNKYKIAGGIAGGLALLACAGLAYKFVVPGAATPYAGEPAPFDETLGEEDKDLDEPEQFRLPEENEWN from the coding sequence atgaatcaTCTTGGGAATGTTAAATATTTAGTCATTGTGTTTTTGATTTTCTTTGATTTGTTTCTAGTTAATGGTAGAGATGTGCAAAACAATATAGtggatgaaataaaatatcgtGAAGAAGTATGTAATGATGAGGTAGATCTTTACCTTCTAATGGATTGTTCTGGAAGTATACGTCGTCATAATTGGGTGAACCATGCAGTACCTCTAGCTATGAAATTGATACAACAATTAAATCTTAATGATAATGCAATTCACTTATATGCTAGTGTTTTTTCAAACAATGCAAGAGAAATTATTAGATTACATAGTGATGCATCTAAAAACAAAGAGAAGgctttaattattataaagtcACTCTTAAGTACAAATCTTCCATATGGTAAAACAAACTTAACTGATGCACTGTTACAAGTAAGAAAACATTTAAATGACCGAATCAATAGAGAGAATGCTAATCAATTAGTTGTTATATTAACAGATGGAATTCCAGATAGTATTCAAGATTCATTAAAAGAATCAAGAAAATTAAGTGATCGTGGTGTTAAAATAGCTGTTTTTGGTATTGGACAAGGTATTAATGTAGCTTTCAACAGATTTCTTGTAGGTTGTCATCCATCAGATGGTAAATGTAACTTGTATGCTGATTCTGCATgggaaaatgtaaaaaatgttATCGGACCCTTTATGAAGGCTGTTTGTGTTGAAGTAGAAAAAACAGCAAGTTGTGGTGTTTGGGACGAATGGTCTCCATGTAGTGTAACTTGTGGTAAAGGTACCAGGTCAAGAAAAAGAGAAATCTTACACGAAGGATGTACAAGTGAATTACAAGAACAATGTGAAGAAGAAAGATGTCTTCCAAAACGGGAACCATTAGATGTTCCAGATGAACCCGAAGATGATCAACCTAGACCAAGAGGAGATAATTTTGCTGTCGAAAAACCAAACgaaaatataatagataATAATCCACAAGAACCTTCACCAAATCCAGAAGAAGGAAAGGGTGAAAATCCAAACGGATTTGATTTAGATGAAAATCCAGAAAATCCACCAAATCCACCAAATCCACCAAATCCACCAAATCCACCAAATCCACCAAATCCAGATATTCCTGAACAAGAACCAAATATACCTGAAGATTCAGAAAAAGAAGTACCTTCTGATGTTCCAAAAAATCCAGAAGACGATCGAGAAGAAAACTTTGATATTCCAAAGAAACCCGAAAATAAGCAcgataatcaaaataatttacCAAATGATAAAAGTGATAGATATATTCCATATTCACCATTATCTCCAAAAGTTTTGGATAATGAAAGGAAACAAAGTGACCCCCAAAGTCAAGATAATAATGGAAATAGGCACGTACCTAATAGTGAAGATAGAGAAACACGTCCACATGGtagaaataatgaaaatagaTCATACAATAGAAAACATAACAATACTCCAAAACATCCTGAAAGGGAAGAACATGAAAAGccagataataataaaaaaaaagcaggatcagataataaatataaaattgcAGGTGGAATAGCTGGAGGATTAGCTTTACTCGCATGTGCTGGACTTGCTTATAAATTCGTAGTACCAGGAGCAGCAACACCCTATGCCGGAGAACCTGCACCTTTTGATGAAACATTAGGTGAAGAAGATAAAGATTTGGACGAACCTGAACAATTCAGATTACCTGAAGAAAACGAGtggaattaa
- a CDS encoding conserved oligomeric Golgi complex subunit 3, putative — MNTKKEDYNNDKLYFKLYEYISRIDKFSLNDINLQNEKKKRKYINKQKKKDVYKNLNHETISNFNKNVVNTKRTDDNTFKEKNEHIIKNDNINYDNQNTYGYIQDYDEYKNYLSNDSLSVYSSFDEEENEIDSYITENEQYEIDQKNKEDRKNNNLPIMLSDQKEIKNNHLHNNNITDNILHNLSEEKSSFHISSNNEPTNDSYNNRENKEILQIKEKNNICQYKFKDIEKNNNIDIFMEIENYYFIYKMNRKIEEYNSVNEMKIIKSERNEKLSEMFKKIHSILTHYKEIKSELKNLIKNKQLIYKNFYSIFLHYYYRYSEVKMIKLNKSKIEKRLKYYTNIERFEMILDKMEKNVYAYFIDIYKTSMIKNTQVGKNQECVVAHEVEGEYTSDNEETDEDLIDEMDEEDDYDEAYDIYDNINDNINDNGDDNIYDNINNNMDDDIYDNIYDNMYDNMYDNMYDDVDDNIYDNVDDNIVNNTDNNNDNNKDNNNDNNNDNNDDNNDDDNNDNIMLGNINKHINNIIDNHINDHSKEETLDDISQEDQQKIDLSLANEKKQNSKISDTNKKNVTKTKNQIKDKKKNSFFGINKSTLENNESACSSHPFNQLFLKNMECNFLNNIDDDNFKREIYKKLLNINKIDINKIDINKIDINKIDINKIDKNKEKRKRKRHINNKLNEKNEIYSMLHFSEKAIKFFKKNNTYFNAKGKILKYQSIIKKILKYIINLFRDVLNNTDLNINMTKEDRGQYLYDIQYENKGTDEINDTIINRNSLKSQKKNINNNDIMSCDEYINRNWEKSPISNNEIKPFCNTQNENYSINQTGNKKENALFEENIENAEKMTENFITYEDIKKTNIYENNINDNNIYKISTINNLIKNHSLLQTNDEKEIDKIYNNVNIIYFNKYIDEFEYYKKYKIKCYCMKDIINFIYKKSLNDENNLYIDDYNSLESIYVSTRLKILNNNILKNFEYFFDKDICKYIKNVCLLAIYISKLESDLFLYIFNNNLNSSINIILNSIGVCIYDNINEKIYELNNMKIIRKIIQIIYVDIIDIYTDDSYNIIHDYLKRICTTLKERLLYIIEMYISYYTKNINYNSTIPYMCFQSIKKKFTNIINGFLYEDYIVSSNYEIINHETKKNKDKRLNDPQDNFHDQNIHSDHMNHIEKKIDNISSGNIYNSNDKDMEISENDDYSSESIESENNYKEHEYNINILNENNVYKSFSFNNIQFNKGTIFSLRGIDMNIIGTILILKTINFIIEENTFIDLFKECLENTFNSITHVYKQYIKKHDDMFNSNIFLIKNLSFLLYLFYKVTNDNEFLNTYLHKHLIDHLLFNVTHKESKKNDQKYKTGKDNNNNNNNEITGVENEISIFNFIKRVYTVSSNTDVQNKILNMFNESLYNFIITTISKVCAPLINILSNEYNDYENENDIKEVLYNWIDGKKKEKEEELNNDNSRKDLFSFLKDLDFEQLKEYTKKINEKKSHELSNKNMDDIKNELQSFRQKIYFLFPKIYFYIKLFICSNTDRYSENNFFYVLFDYIIGVLKYKIIYMLSEVYFLLECKYSKKISNIFEENYINDIFLFLNSNEQYSCVFSDIHQYYDMKKNYNFL; from the exons atgaatacCAAAAAGGAAGATTATAACaatgataaattatatttcaagttatatgaatatatatctaGAATAGATAAATTTTCTTTGAATGATATTAATTTACagaatgaaaagaaaaagagaaaatatattaataagcaaaagaaaaaggaCGTATATAAAAATCTTAACCATGAAACAATatctaattttaataaaaatgtggtAAATACTAAAAGAACTGATGATAATacatttaaagaaaaaaatgaacacataataaaaaatgataatataaattatgataatcaAAACACATATGGATATATCCAAGATTAcgatgaatataaaaattatcttTCGAACGACTCCTTAAGTGTTTATAGTTCATTTGATgaggaagaaaatgaaattgATTCTTATATCACCGaaaatgaacaatatgaaatTGATCAGAAAAATAAGGaagatagaaaaaataataatttgccTATTATGTTATCTGATcagaaagaaataaaaaataatcatttacataataataatattacagataatatattacataatttgTCAGAAGAGAAAAGTTCATTTCATATATCTAGTAACAATGAACCTACCAATgattcttataataatagagaaaataaagaaattttacagataaaagaaaaaaataatatatgtcaatataaatttaaagatATAGAAAAGAATAACAATATCGATATTTTTATGGAAATAGAGaactattattttatatataaaatgaatagaaaaattgaagaatataatagtgttaatgaaatgaaaattataaaaagtgaaagaaatgaaaaattgtCTGAAATGTTTAAAAAGATTCATAGCATCTTAACAcattataaagaaataaaaagtgaattgaaaaatttaataaaaaataaacagctcatttataaaaatttctattctatttttttacattattattatagatACTCAGAAGTTAAAATGATTAAATTAAACAAAAGCAAAATTGAGAAAcgtttaaaatattatacaaatattgaGCGTTTTGAAATGATTCTAGACAAAATGGAGAAAAATGTATATGCATattttattgatatatacaaaacgtctatgataaaaaatacacaagTAGGAAAGAATCAAGAATGTGTTGTTGCGCATGAGGTAGAAGGAGAATACACCAGTGATAATGAGGAAACAGATGAAGATTTAATAGATGAAATGGATGAAGAGGACGATTATGATGAggcatatgatatatatgataatataaatgataacatAAACGATAATGgggatgataatatatatgataatataaataataatatggatgatgatatatatgataatatatatgataatatgtatgataatatgtatgataatatgtatgatgatgtagatgataatatatatgataatgttgatgataatatagtTAATAACAcagataataataacgataataataaagataataataacgaTAATAATAACGATAATAATGACGATAATAATGACGATGATAATAACGATAATATTATGCTTGGtaacataaataaacatattaataatatcatagataatcatataaatgaCCATTCAAAAGAAGAAACACTTGATGATATAAGTCAAGAGGATCAACAAAAAATTGACTTATCCCTcgcaaatgaaaaaaaacaaaactcCAAAATCAGTGACACCAATAAAAAGAATGTTACCAAAACTAAAAATCAaattaaagataaaaaaaaaaattctttctTTGGTATAAACAAAAGTACattagaaaataatgaatctGCTTGCTCCTCTCATCCTTTCAATCAActttttttgaaaaacatggaatgtaattttttaaataatattgatgacGACAACTTTAAAAgagaaatatacaaaaaattgttaaacataaataagatagatataaataagatagatataaataaaatagatataaataaaatagatataaataagatagataaaaataaggaaaaaagaaaaagaaaacgtCATATAAACaacaaattaaatgaaaaaaatgaaatctATTCTATGCTACACTTTTCAGAAAAGGccattaaattttttaaaaaaaataatacatatttcaacgcaaaaggaaaaatactAAAATATCAgtcaattattaaaaaaattttaaaatacatTATAAACTTATTTAGGGACGTCTTAAATAATACtgatttaaatattaatatgaccAAAGAAGATAGAGGTCAATATTTGTATGATAtacaatatgaaaataaaggGACCGATGAAATTAATGATACAATAATAAATAGAAATTCATTGAAaagtcaaaaaaaaaatattaataataatgatatcaTGAGTTgtgatgaatatattaataggAATTGGGAAAAATCTCCTATTAGtaataatgaaattaaaCCTTTTTGTAATacacaaaatgaaaattatagtATTAACCAAAcaggaaataaaaaagaaaatgctTTATTCGAAGAGAATATAGAAAATGCAGAAAAAATGACtgaaaattttattacatatgaagatataaaaaaaactaatatatatgaaaataatataaatgataataatatatataaaatttctactattaataatttaattaaaaatcaTTCTTTATTACAAACAAATGATGAAAAGGAAATtgacaaaatatataataatgtgaatataatatattttaataaatatatagatgaatttgaatattataagaaatacaaaataaaatgttattgtatgaaagatataataaattttatttataaaaaatcattaaatgatgaaaataatttatatatagacgATTATAACTCTCTGGAAAGTATATATGTAAGTACaagattaaaaatattaaataataatattttaaaaaattttgaatatttttttgataaagatatttgtaaatatataaaaaatgtgtgTCTATTagctatatatatttcaaaattaGAATcagatttatttttatatatatttaataataatctaAATTcttctattaatattatactcAATAGTATtggtgtatgtatatatgataatattaatgagaaaatttatgaattaaataatatgaaaattataagaaaaattatacaaattatttatgtaGATATTATTGACATATATACTGACgattcttataatattatacatgaTTATTTGAAACGAATATGTACAACATTAAAAGAgagattattatatataatagaaatgTATATCTCATATTAtactaaaaatattaattataatagtacTATTCCTTATATGTGTTTCCAatcaataaaaaagaaatttacaaatataataaatggcTTTTTATATGAAGATTATATAGTAAGTAGtaattatgaaataataaatcatgagactaaaaaaaataaggacaAACGTTTGAATGATCCACAAGACAATTTTCATGATCAAAATATACATTCTGATCATATGAAtcatatagaaaaaaaaatagacaaTATATCATctggaaatatatataattcaaatgATAAGGATATGGAAATCTCTGAAAATGATGATTATTCTAGCGAAAGTATAGAAagtgaaaataattataaagaacatgaatataatataaatatattgaatgaaaataatgtatataaatctttctcttttaataatattcaatTTAATAAAGGTACAATATTTTCCTTAAGAGGAAtagatatgaatataataggAACCATTCTAATTTTAAAaactattaattttattattgaaGAAAATACTTTTATAGATTTATTCAAAGAATGTTTAGAAAATACATTTAATTCTATAACACATGTATATAagcaatatataaaaaaacatgaTGATATGTTtaattcaaatatttttcttataaaaaatttaagtttcttactttatttattttataaagtcACTAATGATAATGAATTTTTAAATACTTATTTACATAAACATTTAATagatcatttattatttaatgtaaCACACAAAGAAAGTAAAAAGAATgatcaaaaatataaaacaggaaaagataataataataataataataatgaaataacgGGAgtagaaaatgaaatatctatttttaattttattaaacgAGTGTACACCGTATCTTCAAATACTGATGtgcaaaataaaattttaaatatgtttaatgagagtttatataattttattataactaCCATATCGAAAG tgtgTGCTCCGTTAATTAATATCCTTTCGAATGAATATAACGATTACGAGAATGAGAATGACATAAAAGAAGTACTATATAATTGGATTGatggaaagaaaaaagaaaaagaagaagaactTAACAACGATAATTCTAGAAAAGATTTGTTTTCGTTTTTAAAAGATCTTGATTTTGAACAGCTTAaggaatatacaaaaaaaattaatgagaAGAAAAGTCACGAActaagtaataaaaatatggatgATATAAAGAATGAGTTACAATCATTTCGtcaaaaaatatactttttGTTTCCtaagatttatttttatataaaattatttatttgttcaaaTACTGATAGATACAGCGAAAACAATTTCTTTTACGTTCTGTTTGATTATATAATAGGAgtcttaaaatataaaataatatatatgttaag TGAAGTGTATTTTCTGCTAGAATGTAAATATTCAAAGAAGATTTCAAACATTTttgaagaaaattatattaatgacatatttctttttttaaattctaaTGAGCAATATTCTTGCGTTTTCTCAGATATTCAtcaatattatgatatgaaaaaaaattataattttttgtaa
- a CDS encoding parasitophorous vacuolar protein 3, putative codes for MVPKNILFIFVILFHLIGYLKNENKCFCQFTDQPEGEHEDEHMDDPSPTILEKQAAPEPKADDGNINNNNNNNGNFDFFNNYNFNGGDDDDDDDDDDDDDESIDTTNNDNDDNDDDDDDDDDDDDDDDDDDDDDEDEINKRKPGNKKKKPRKKKPIHF; via the coding sequence atggttccaaaaaatatattgttcaTTTTCGTTATTCTTTTTCACCTTATTGGATATTTAAAGAATGAGAATAAATGTTTCTGTCAATTTACTGATCAACCAGAAGGGGAACATGAAGATGAACACATGGACGATCCTTCTCCCACAATATTAGAAAAACAAGCAGCTCCTGAACCTAAAGCTGATGatggtaatataaataataataataataataatggaaattttgattttttcaATAATTATAACTTTAATGGTggagatgatgatgatgacgaTGACGAcgacgatgatgatgatgaatcCATAGATACaacaaataatgataatgatgataatgatgatgatgatgacgatgatgatgatgatgatgatgacgacgatgatgatgacgatgatgatgaagatgaaataaataagcGTAAAccaggaaataaaaaaaagaaaccaagaaaaaagaaaccaattcatttttaa
- a CDS encoding nuclear movement protein, putative translates to MDKDIVVNEKFDFLMLNIAKECGDINNLMEHFFSFLLRKTDFITNSHNVDECENVILKTLRKYYKKKDEYLMKLKNEYKKMDEEKKKQYEKKKKQEENEQNNKMQQINIDNNKKDKYTKTIEANTSNRNSYDQVNNVNKTINNNKNNQRVIDLDDENYMNDNVMEMVNQNKNNLNDSLNHMHQNKHLHDEKNDQDNEDDDDDGEPPKGNGGKTDKYVWTQSINTLDMYIDTKDNIKTKDIKIDITYKKLYVKVKNQVLIDGEFFKQIKPEESIWTLEDNKIIHIFIEKLNGMEWWNTVIKGDAEIDVKKIVPENSRMEDLDAETRSVVEKMIYDQKQKAMNLPTSDEQKKYEIFEKFKQMHPEMDFSKANINYGNSSSSNNMFFGR, encoded by the coding sequence atggaTAAGGATATAGTTGTGAATGAAAAGTTTGATTTTCTTATGTTAAATATTGCTAAAGAATGTGgagatattaataatttgatggaacattttttttcctttttattgaGGAAAACTGATTTCATAACAAATTCTCATAATGTGGATGAATGTGAAAATGTTATACTAAAAACATtgagaaaatattataagaaaaaagatgaatatttaatgaaattaaaaaacgaatataagaaaatggacgaagaaaaaaagaagcaatatgaaaaaaaaaaaaaacaagaagaaaatgaacaaaataataaaatgcaacaaataaatatagataataataaaaaagataaatatacgAAAACTATAGAAGCGAATACATCAAATAGAAATTCATATGATCAAGTAAATAACGTAAATAAaactataaataataataagaataatcaACGTGTAATCGATCttgatgatgaaaattatatgaatgacAATGTGATGGAAATGGtcaatcaaaataaaaataatttaaatgattCATTAAATCATATGCACCAAAATAAACATTTACacgatgaaaaaaatgatcaagataatgaagatgatgacGATGATGGAGAACCACCTAAAGGGAATGGAGGGAAAACAGATAAATATGTATGGACACAAAGTATAAATACTTTAGATATGTATATAGATAcgaaagataatataaaaactaaagatattaaaattgatataacttataaaaaattatatgtcaAAGTAAAAAATCAAGTACTTATCGATGGAgaattttttaaacaaataaaaccAGAAGAATCCATATGGACAttagaagataataaaattatacacatatttattgaaaaattaaatggtATGGAATGGTGGAATACTGTTATTAAAGGAGATGCTGAAATCGATGTAAAAAAAATCGTTCCAGAAAATTCTAGAATGGAAGACCTAGATGCAGAAACAAGATCTGTTGTGGAAAAAATGATTTATGATCAAAAACAAAAAGCAATGAATTTACCAACCTcagatgaacaaaaaaaatatgaaatctTTGAAAAATTCAAACAAATGCATCCAGAAATGGATTTTTCAAAAGCTAATATTAACTACGGAAATTCATCTTCATCAAATAATATGTTCTTCGGAAGAtag